The following DNA comes from Rosa rugosa chromosome 5, drRosRugo1.1, whole genome shotgun sequence.
TAGTAGAATTATGTATTCTACTAGATCACCCAAGCATCTGGAGTGCAGATGCCATGGATGTCATGAAACGTTCTCAGAGTTCAAGTCGTGCGGCTGGTCGCCTCTGAGGATCGAGCCCCCAGAGTGCTTCAGGTATATACGGTATCATTTTTCACATGACTTCCAAATTTTACGGgttcatttttcttcaaataTTGGACTCAATTTGCTGGCTCCACTTTTTCAAACATTAATTTTGGTTTTAAAAAGAACATCCAAGGTCAAAAAAAATCTGTAACATGACTAACATCTCATACTTAGACCTGACAACGTATGATACAAGTTCTTTGAAAAAGGGAAGAGAGAATTTTCtatgttaaaagaaaaagggtTGTATTTTGACATGTCTAGCTATGCTCTCACTCAAATATATATGGACTTTCACTTTCCCCGTCTAAAGTCGGGAAAATAAAAGATGTGAACTCTTAAATTTTGAAGGTTCAAGTATGGTATTGCTTCATGGTATGTACATATATTTCAAATTTAACATCATTCATGCATCTAGTGACAGTTCGATTCATAtcctctgtttttctttttctttactatGATTGAAACATGTTGGATGAATTGCCTAGAATAAGAGTGTTCCCACTGTTCTCACATTTTGACAAGCAAATCAAGGTAGCATACTAGCATGCGTTCTTTTGAAAACCGCCCTCATCAAGCCAAGTCTTTAGTCTAAACTAGGACATATTCCATCTGCAGACTAGCTTAACCACTTGGATTTCTATCTGGGTGATTATAATGTGATTATATATCAGATAAAAGGAGCAGAGAGTggtccatttcaatttccttGAGAAGTTCAACAAAAGGTAGGGTGGCTCTGCCTCTTCACATGCCCTTGGGTCGGTTAACAACGTGGGGTTATTGGCTATCTTTCTTTCTGTCTAGGCCACCACTCTCCTCAGTCCTCACACATCTTTCCTCCACCACCCCAAGCAATAATGTGTTCACCAAGTTTCTGCAATCTCCATATCTGCTTTTGTTCTGGTTATCTGTCATAAATTTATAGTTATAGAAGATGTTAAGACACTTATGTCATCAACCATGACTGCCCAAAATTGTTTAGACTACAAAAAATTGATCATGCATACCTCACAGTCTGTTTATTAGTCTACCTGTTTATGCTCTGTCAAGTCAATGAGCAACATCAAATTCTCTGTGGCATGTATAAGAATAATgttattggttgctttgatcagTTCTAAACTTCCAAATGAGACTACTTTATCATATATTTATCACTTTGGATTTGATTATTCTTTGGGATGGGTAGAAAACAATCATTAAGTGGAGGGGTGTCGTGATCCCTTTTTGTGTTAACATGCCAAAGACTACaccttttttttcttaaatCTTCTTTCCAAATTTGCACTTCTATAACTTTCTGGTCAAAACCAACACTCTGTCCGGATCGAGTAGGCCAGGTAGGAGTGCGTGCTCGATAGATTTGGTCTGTGTAAGCTAAACTGACACATAAGAAAATTTTACAGCGTTCCAAAGTACTGAAACTCTGAAAATATGAGCTGTTAATTAGTCAATGCTTGCGGAGTACTATAAAACACGCCGGCCAAGTTGTATacatatatcttttttttttggtcaaatagtTCATTCATTAACAAAACAACTACAAATGTAGAAGTAGATGTACATAAAGGAAGCAAATGTCCTAGACCCAGAAGCCCAATAGACAAAAGCTTAATTAACCTACATCCAACAGAAAATAACACACCGAAGCCCAAAagcccaacaaaaaaaaaaaaacctagatcTAGAATCTCAAAGCACTGCCTCCAAGAGACCAGCCGCCATGGCTGCTGACCCCCAAGTTGCAGAGGAAGTAACATTAGCCAACGCTTCACTTCCGGATGCCAAGGGTTTGTCCACCATCATTCTCCATACCCGAACAGTCTGCAAAAGAAGGATAAAGGTACCAAAAGACATAAGATGTATACATATATCTTCTAGTTTTAATTTTTACCTATTTACACAATAGTAGCATCTGTAAAGATGAAATCTTGTTGGGGCTTTGTGCGTGCCCCTATGTATATATTGTGAAGTTCACGTGTTATTTAATATATTTCAGGTGCCTGGCTGGAGGAGTGAGTTGTCTTCTGAAATTGATATCGTAATtatcccataattatatatattccCTTGCATGACATACACGCCTTAACCAGCTCATGTGACCACCCTTCTGTCTAGTACCGCTGCTTTTGTATTGGGATATATAGGAGGCTACGTGCTCTTTATCCTTCTTCACTCTTTTCTATTTGcctctctgtttcttcttctcttcttcttgattCACATCTCATTACATAGCCATGTCTACTGAGACTACTAATGTAGTATCTGTCCCCACTGCTAAAGATAATCAGGTAATTAACACGGCCTAATATGATTTCGACAGCTTTGATTATGTTGTATATGTTGCTCTTTCTTAGTTTTGGTTAGAGACTCTGTACAGCATCTCATCTAGTAGTTCATTTTAACCTCTTTATGTAATGTATAATTGTATATATCAATTTTACTAGTGGAATGAAGTATAATTGTATAAATGTTCAAACTGTCAATAGTTTTACTTGCAACGTACTGGTTCAAGCTTTATTACTTGCTTAGAACATCTAGAATTTTGGCTAAAAGGCTGTTTGAAATTTGCAAAACCTAGTACTGCTTGTCATATGTTCATGTATGATGATAATATAGTTACTAGGTTCTAACTAGCTAGCTTAGTATGTTATGCTGCTACACATTCAATTATTCATCTAATGAAGTCAGATTCTGTAATAATATAAATGTTTGATGGTTCAACTGCTAACAATGTGTTTGGTACTAGAAAATAGGTTTTGATTCATTACTTCATCACTATGCTTTGGCCTTCAGAACTCATAAGGCTGTAGAAGCAGGTGTTCCTGATTTGTCAATGTTGTTTTTACTTCTTATAATGCTTCAGAATTGGTTTGTCATGGATAGTACTTGCAGCTGATAAGATTTTGTATTATGGCAGCAACATGAGAAAATAGTAAAGGAAGAAACACATGCAGTTGAACAAGGTGGTACTCCACCATCCAAGAATGATGCTGAAAAGCACGAAAAGGATAATTGTGAAGCAGAAAAGTCTGAAGGTTCAGAGACTTCTATCACTAGATCTGAAGAAACACCGGTGGTCAACCAGGTCGAGCCTCCTGTGGTTGCTGAGGTTGAGAAGGCTGATCATGTTccagtccaaaatgtcaaagcTGATCATCAGTGTCAACCAATTGAAGCAGTTAAAATTGAGGGAGAGAAACCATCAGTTGAAGCAGTTGAAAATGAGGAGAAAATAGCAGTTGAAGCAGTTGAGAAGGAGCTGGAGAAGACACAAACTATTGAAGCAATTGAGAATGAAGAAGCAGCGAAGGCACAGACTACCGAAGCAGTAGTTGAGAATGAACCAGAGAAGACAGAAACTATTGAAGATGACAAGAATAAACCAGTGGAGGAAATAGCAATTGAAGCGGTTGACAAAGAAGCAGACAACACACCTGTAGAGGAAGTAGCAATTGAAGCTGTTGAAAATGAGCCAGAAATACAAGCTAGTGAAGCATgtgagaaaaaagaagagaagaacatAGCAATTGAAGCAGTTGAGAAAGAATCAGAAATACTAGCTACTGCAGTATGTGAGGATAAAGCAGCGGAGAAAATAGCAAGTGAAGCAGTTGAAAATGAACCAGAAACACAAGCTACTGAAGCATGTGAGGATAAAGCAGTGGAGAAAATAGCAATTGAAGCAGTTGAGAAAGAATCAGAGAAGACACAAGCCATTGAAGCAGATGAGAATAAACAAGAGGAGACACCAGCTATTGAAGAACAGAGAGATTCCACGCCCAAAATTGAAGCTTTTGAGTCTAATCCATCAAGTGAAATAGTCAAGCTTGAAGAAAATGTTCAGGGTGAGAAGGGGACTACTGCCGATGAGGGCAAGACTGCTTGTGAGTTAACAACGAACAAGGAAGCTCAAACGGTCGAGAAAGAAGCAGGTGTGGTTGATAATATTAAGGACGAGACAATGCAGAGTGAAAAAGCTGCTGAGAAGGAAGAAGAGTGTGTGAAAGTAGCACAAGCAACTAAAGAGAGTGATGAGAAAACTGAAGAAGCATCATTTGAAAATGAAGCAAAGAAAACTGAGGATGGTACTAATGAACTCAAAAATGCTACAGATCAAGTTATTGAAAAATCAGTAGCGGGGGAGCAGAAGAGTGATAGAGATTTGGTTGAGGGTTTAGTCAAAGAAGATGAGTATAAGGACATTAAGGTgaatggagaagaagagaaaaacaagtCCAAAACTGATGTACCCCCAACTCTTGAGTCATGCAAAGATGGTGATCATGAGACTCAAACATCCAAAGACCAAGCACAAGATGTTTCAGTTAAACCAGCACAGAAGCAATCAGGTAACAATATAATTTCAAAGGTGAAGCAATCTTTAGTGAAGGTGAAGAAAGCTATAATTGGGAGATCTCCCAGCTCAAAAGTCCTTTCACCTGAAATCAAAGGAGATCATGAAAATGTGAAATAGTTCTTTCGGTGGTCGATTGAATTGGTGTGCCTCATTTGGTATATACAGGAGGGCAAGGAccatgcttttttttttgttttgtgtggGATTTTGCAAGATTTTGTTTACTTCTTTCATTTCAGCCTTTCAGGGGCAAACAGTAACTACTTCTGTTTGTTTTGGTGAGTAATATGTGTCTGAAATGTAATTGACATTGTATTTTGTACTGAATTGTTTTGTTCTTCTGTTTCATTTTAAGTTATAGTCGGTTGCATGAAACTGTAATATTACCCCATGATATAAAGAAGGGTTAAATTCATTTTACTCCTTGAACTTTACATCTAAAATCGTTTGTGTTGTCTATCTTTTAATTTGATCACATAGACTATTACACTCTCCAATACGATCAATCATACCCATATGTAAACTAATTTATCAATTTCTTTATAAACTGGTGACTATTCACGTCCACGTACTCAAGGTCTAGTTTAGCCTTAGCCATGTAAATGGTGTGTTTATTGATTGATTGAAGGTCAAAAACTAGTTTGAGTGGTAACTATaatatgaagaaattgatgaattAGTTAAGAAATGGTTATAATCGATCAAACTGGAGAATACAAGAGCACATATGATCAAATTAGAAGTTCGGGGGCAAAAATGATTTTAGGTGTAAAGTTTAAAGaggtaaaatgattttagctctATAAAGAAAGTTCATTTCTTTTGTCTTATTGCTATGCAGACGTAAATTATCAGATAGAAAACAGAACGATGatcatacctttttttttttttttttaagcaaggagattgcaaaaaaaaatcataaaagttCATTTTgaaatcttttattttcattcatgactatttgttttctttgttttgagcTTAGTCTTAAAAGATGGGTGTGCTAGGAatgtttttttgtaatgtacTCTCGATAACATTTCTTTCTGATGACCCTTATGGGTAAGTTGTTCTTGCACTTCTTACTGAACGTAAATCGTTCTTGTACTTCTTAGTGAACTGCATAACAGATGATTTTttttcaacccaaaaaaaattcGAACAAAATTATAGTAGCATAATATAGCTAATTTAGATTGTTTTTGAATTTGCCTAGTACTTGCCCAAGGGAATTGATcttttgaaagaaagaaaaaaaattagaaaaatagattattttattttgaagagAAGTGTAGATTTTCTTAGTCTACAAAACCAGAACGagagaaacaaaaaatatttaCTCAATAAATAggctctctgtctctctctcaactaagaattttgatacctaatctctccatctctctctttttgtcaTCTCACCGTGGAAAGCCAGCCCTAGATGATAGACCAATCGGTGCATAGTTATTCAATTTTTTGGTGCAAGGCTATACAGTATTTTCCTTCTAAACaatgaaacaaacaaataagtGCAAGACTAAACAGTCTTTTGGTTGACGGTTAAGAAGTATTTTTGGCGCAGGCTTTTAATAAGGAATACCAACACTGTCTAAACAACTCTTAGTTATGTTGATACGAAATTCCGAGTCCAGATATTATATTTATTGGTTTTGATAGTTGTGTATCATTGGGGACATTATAAAAGAGTTCAAACATTGATAGAAAgaatagattttttttaataagttgGTATATTGATGGAAATACGAAGGCCCGAATTGTGTAAGGATGCCCAAAATGCGGAGTTAGAGGATAGTCACAATTCTTATTATTGGTTAGGGTAATCTGGTCATTTTGTTCTCTAACAAATGTCTTCTTCCTTATATAATGAGTGATTTGTCGCCCCGAATCAGTGAAAATTTTGCAAAAATGATGCAAAATAAAAGGGTGCTACTATTCAtacacccattttctctattcacacacccccactattatctattactttaatttaattttttttttacaaagtaCCCCAACTACCCTCACTtacaattctatttttttttcttttttctttttttggcaagtcaatcatccccAAATcttaaacccttattttccagCAGACAAAGAATTTCAAGACTCtttacaattttcttttctatcaaaaacttctctagcatagtcattctatctctctaacgtgatgctttgaagtttaattatggTAGAACAAGCAACTATAGACCCatctttggagaaaattttacatctaATTTGCGATAGAGACATGGAAGCACAAAAATGAGTTTAGTGATCATTCAAGCCCCTATCCATCATTCCTGGTAATATTCTACtaaaattatttggtgtatttcaaTCAATCGCTCTCCGCTAAAAAGATCAATTTCTCAGCGATTTGGTGGAGTGGGAGCTTTAAATTTGTGCGTTATGttcgtcttagtttgattttggtatggctTGCTTGCTAATTATGGTTTTGACTtgagttgattgataattttgaCATTGTTGacgctttgatttcattttgacttTAGTCATATCATCACTCTGCAGAATGCTTTGTCACTCGGAATGGTATCTTGAATCAACATTGCTTAATCAAATGTGAGAGGTTTTGGATCTCCTTTAGTTTAGGTGATATGCTTATACCTTTCTTCAGTTTTGTATAGCAATCATGACATATCTAAATCCCCAAAATCAGTTACATCGTGATTTTTCATCTTAGCCCTAAACTTTGCCACACTAATTGTAGAATATTTGATAGATTGCACTTTGTCATgcccatcattttttttttctaaatcagCAATGACATTCACGAGAAAAAATTAGTTTATTGTGTAATGATGTTTAATTCAcaattgacttgccaaatagaaaaaagaaaaagaaacataattacaaaaaatggtagttagggtaatttgtaaaaaaaattgtattaaagtaattaaaaaatgggtccttgaccaaaagccccaaaatgagccaaagttatcctacttaccccagcaacagatttttattccccactacccaatttaaattaaaaagacaattttaccctcactcaaattaataaattacaccatATGCCATctagctctctctcctctctcccctccaatctgactctctctcctcttcgatctgactctctctcctcttcgatctgattctctctctctctctctctctctctctctctctctctctctcatccggCGATAGTCGTGCAGTCCAGAAGCCGGCGACGAGTTTGTGCAGCCCAGAAGACGGCGGCGAGTTCGTGCAGCCGGCGTCATCGATCGTACAGCCGGCGGCGAGTTGGTGCAGCGAGCTCGGAGCTCCTTTACGTCACCTCCGTGCAGCTAGGTCGGAGTTCCGGTTCGTGCAGCGAGCTCGGAGTTCGCGCCATCCATTGCCGGCGGCGAGTTCGTGCTGAAGACTGAAGTTACCGGTTGCTTGGCTTCGCCGATCACGAAATCAAAACCGCAGCTCATCTCCGGCGGGAATTGGCACTCGAGCTCGACCTCTGGTGCTCGACCCAGGCTCTCCGGCCTCGACACAGGCCGGTGGCAGAGGAGAACATGGATCTGGTATGCCGGTGGTGGAGGAGAACCacgatttggtgcccagagcttttctctgggtgcccaaatcaacttcttttttttttttttgctgtaaaTTGGTTCAGAAgcccaaaatgaaaagaaagaaaaaaaaaaggttctattggggcaatagaggcctcttaaagatctattgggggggcaatagacgtctattgcgtctattggggggcaatggacgtctattggggggcaatagacgttttgaattgacgtaatctcctcttttttttctttaatcaaagttttatttgtgtaattttaggaaaattagttcccatttcggtaatcgaaacgtctattggggggcaatacatgactgatagtcgtctattggggggcaatacatggttgatagtcgtctattggagggcaatagacgtctattagggggcaatagacgtctattagggggcaatatactatcggggcaataggcgtctattggggggcaatagggggcaataaaggtctattggggggcaatagatatctattgggggcaaaaaaaccttccggtgagattttcagcaaattccggtgggcggaggtcggtgaccagattccggcgaaagttgaccggattccggcggccggtgaccggattccggcggccggtgaccggattccggcggccggtgaccggattccggcggccggtgaccgggctccggcgaagtcccctatggtttctctctcttccattctctctctctctctctaagtaacaaaggtgagggtaaaatggtattaaaaaaaaaaaaaaacaaaaaaaaaatcttaatggggtattagggaagacctccttagagtgttttgggtaagagggaattaaaaaaacttagtggggtaagtgggaaaaaaatctctaaaaatggtgtaaatggacaaaaacccttaaaaaatagagggggtgtgtgaatagagaaaatgagtgtgcgaatagcaccacccaaaTAAAAACAAGATAAAATTGCTTTCGTTCCAAACATTTTTGAGCGACTAAATTACTCCCGCCAACAaatctattttgtttttggatCTTCATTTATGAAACTAATTCGAGGAAGTCTACAAAGAGTATAAAGGTTGAACTAGCAGACCGTGCATTTTTATACTCTATCCAATGAAAACTAACCCGATTAATCCTTAAAAAGCATTGCATATGCTTAATAGCACCATAATTCCTGAATGTGTAGCCCATATAAGGATCAGCATATTCAACATTGAGACATAATATGAAAATAGCTTTCTAATTGAAATTGTGGTATTCTTCAAATTTCTCCATATATGTTACATTTATATGGGAAGTTGCTAGAGCACAACATCGCGGGCTCATACaacaaaaatctgaaaatacctccAGTGTAACGGTCTTTTAAGTGTAATGTCTAACAAATATGACATGATAACAAATATGACATGTAATGTCAAAAGCACCATGTTTGCTAACTGCATCACATGGAGCATGATCATCTTCAACCCCTAGTTGCGCATGTCACCAGACTGTTGTCATTATAATCATACTTGATAAATAAAATGTTAGTATTATACCCGCCTATTGACTTATGAGATGCCATAAACTGATAAGCAGCTTCTGCTACTCTATATAC
Coding sequences within:
- the LOC133712157 gene encoding uncharacterized protein LOC133712157, which produces MSTETTNVVSVPTAKDNQQHEKIVKEETHAVEQGGTPPSKNDAEKHEKDNCEAEKSEGSETSITRSEETPVVNQVEPPVVAEVEKADHVPVQNVKADHQCQPIEAVKIEGEKPSVEAVENEEKIAVEAVEKELEKTQTIEAIENEEAAKAQTTEAVVENEPEKTETIEDDKNKPVEEIAIEAVDKEADNTPVEEVAIEAVENEPEIQASEACEKKEEKNIAIEAVEKESEILATAVCEDKAAEKIASEAVENEPETQATEACEDKAVEKIAIEAVEKESEKTQAIEADENKQEETPAIEEQRDSTPKIEAFESNPSSEIVKLEENVQGEKGTTADEGKTACELTTNKEAQTVEKEAGVVDNIKDETMQSEKAAEKEEECVKVAQATKESDEKTEEASFENEAKKTEDGTNELKNATDQVIEKSVAGEQKSDRDLVEGLVKEDEYKDIKVNGEEEKNKSKTDVPPTLESCKDGDHETQTSKDQAQDVSVKPAQKQSGNNIISKVKQSLVKVKKAIIGRSPSSKVLSPEIKGDHENVK